Sequence from the Periplaneta americana isolate PAMFEO1 chromosome 5, P.americana_PAMFEO1_priV1, whole genome shotgun sequence genome:
CACGATTGCGATTAGGCCCGCTCTCTTGGCCCAGACTCGAAGCGAACGCTCTGTAGTTGCTTTTTTTCTACATTTACCGatttctctgtttcttctgttatttttcttcgtacatttcttgatttctttcttttttccctttttttttcctctccatTTCTTAATTTCTCCATTTACGGGGTAGTGCTCTCGTAGTACAaaatttgacataaaatattatgtaatttaaatgtacagtttttccaaatattttacttttaaacttACAACTATCAAAACTTTtcctttttgtaattatattgacTTATATCGactaaattttaataaatgttcAGGACAAcaaatataatactttaatatgaaatgtaaacataaaatattattcatgTCAGTTTACTTACCAGGATTATTAAAGTCCTCATTTTGTTGCTCCTTAGCCTTCTGAATGTCTTCTGTCATTGTGCAGGGCAGATAAGGCCATATATATGTATTGATACGCGTTAGCTTTCTAATTACATGTCATAATGATCTCGGTTGTAAATACGTCAGAATAGATTCCGGGAAAACCCAGTCTCCAGTGATGATAACGTCACTAGttctttcaaaattattgtaacaaCCAAATTATAGGCATGTTATAGTAAACACGATTTTACGTGTAAGGCCTAAAACTTAATAATTCTAAAATAACTAACTAGCTATTTTTTGACTGCAGAGTCTGTATTCATATGCATTAGTTATGTAAAGTTACATCAACTTTTCGGCTAACCGTTATTAATTGCCGTTAATAGCTGGGAGTTGATTACAACATGAGTTTGATCGATTtgagaatacaaaataaaatcgtTATAAAATTGATTACCTCCAGGAATAAGGATCTAAGCCATATTACTTCACAATTGATTTAGACCCTTATTTCGAGGGAGGTATTCAATTATACAGTATTAAGAgtgataaaatagtatattataatacaagTGCGGAAAGGACACGAACAAAGCGAATGCTCCAATCATACAAATTTTGCAACTGCCATTTTCGCATGTGTGTTACACGCTATTTTTGTACGAAAGTGGCAGAATAAAACATAAgcggaaaaaaaattatatatgtcaAAATGACACTTCATATTTTATCTTGAAAAAGCGTATTGAAGATAGTTTCTTGAAGGTGGTGTTCTCGTGGCAACAATAGTatattgttgatgaaacaattatatttaacTGGGAAACTTAAGGAGTCATGTACAGTCCCAGAAATATAATTTGGGCCATCTAATAAGTTCCAGAtgcaacgcattgcgcatgtgcagtaaacaagagttcCTAAATATATGCTACTTCTGGACTGCTTGTTGCCTGCATAGAGGAGGACTGTAATCAAAACtcggcccattttttaattccgtgTATGTACAATATTGTCCCGTATACATTTACAGTAGTAATatacaaaaatgtattattttctaaGCTGAACCCCATTCTTTCTGAAGCCTGGTGTAATGTTTGCAAAAGTCTTGTacaacattaaataaattttataattaaaaataaattagcctTTGACGGTTTACGGTTCAATAAATTGGCTGTTGCGATCTGCGTTAGGAAAAACTGTTTTCCAAATATCTCatataatattcaatattttaaacgttttcatacttaattttattcactatcatttccttaacaaaataataataaagaagaacggCACACAAATATGCATTGGaaatgatattaatttttggAATAGTCCATTAGCGAGCTTGTTCTCTTCTGACACTTTCCTTAACAAAATCGACCTTTATAATTTCATTAGCCTACATAAatcagaaatattttttctggcttttTTCTCTAACTAAAATTTTTCACTATTTTGCACACAAATTTATAAAGTAAGAACGAATAAAGATATAACAGTGCTATAGATCAGTTTTTTTTCTCTATGAAATCGTtgcaaaatttcatgaaattatctAAAAAATTATGAGTTATTAGGGAAACGCTTTCAAAAATGTAAATTCATGGCGGACGTGGTTCCAGGATTCGCATACAGGTGGCATGTCTGCGGGAGCAGCACATATCCTAAAGAAGCTGCAGGGGCTTCAAACATTGGACTGCTGTAGACAaggggagtgtagctccctcggatagatggcgccttggtgagtcgtggaatcgacgGCGATGTGTCCCTCTCGTTGAAGATGCAGCATATTCATGCACGTGAATAGCGAACAGATGCCATCTATCTGAAGAGGCTGCAGAGAAACATCACAGAGAGGCGGAGGGTCGTTCCTATTCACGCAGACTGGATGATGTGGCTGAATTGATAAAATGGCAACAAGTGAATCAAGTGTTTTATGAGCGgtcctaaaaatttcaaaatcatcccaataCAGAAGTTTGCACAAACTtaaggctgcggtgcttgcctATGGGCCCTCctccgaagaaaaaaaaagacctttCACGCAATGCAAGGGATTTTATAAATCCCCTGTCACTATTTTCTCTTGGCTATATTAGCATATTTTCCCTTTCTTCATTCCTTAAACATAGCCATTGAAAGGTAAAATGTTAGAATACAATATTGAGCATTCGAGAATTAGTAGGAAATAAGGCTTGAGACAACAGGAATTGGGGAGGTGAGAGCTTTTACTGAAACTCTGCAGCTGCGTGTGATTTTTCTTCTGCTTTATTCAAACTTTTAATCTGACTGAAACAAATTTTGGTCACATCTCAATACTATTGTAACTGAAGCTttgatatattattatgttttagtGTTGTTTATCTaattcagtttaaatgttgaCCAATCTTACTGATATATGATTTACAGAATTTTAAAGATCGTCAACAGCAGGAAAAAAACCGAAGTACTCGGAGAAAAAAGTGCTGCGTCAAGTTGCAAGATTAAATTTCGTCCACATTTAACTTCCACGACTCGATAAATTTAAACAATTCCTCCTTGTAGTAGAGACTCATTTTAATAGTGTTGTCCGTGAtaatacagtttaatttcgtacATAATTCGAGGTAGTTCTCCATCAGAAGTTCTCtagattttaaatgggaaagaAAAACAGTACTCGTGTACTGTTAGTTCTACGTGAAAGGATTcaattcatattatgtaacaaactTAAACTCTTAATTGAATTTTCTTGTTTAATAATCTAGATAGGCTGaaactaagtaggcctacttttcacaACATTATAGATTCTAGGTtgtgtaaattaataaatgtgcaaaaataGTTAGCAATACTTCATATATGCAGAGTGCTCCGTTGAACACTATAGGATCTGAGAACTTGTTCTTGGGACAGAAATAAAGggaattattaatataacattttactGAATACGTCTTAGATTAGAGGTCTTCAAGCAAGTAGTTTCCTTTTGTGTCAAGACGACCTGAAATTTCAGGAGTGCATTATAATTATATGATAAGAAACATAGAAGTTTGTAATACCTATATACctgattatgtattttttaaatggtCAGTTTTATTTTAGATAAATTAAATGTCATCTGATGGAAATttaatgttgaaatattttgagGGGATTTAAATGTTTTACTTTGGGAGAAATAGCGACACTGTAATATCGATTgtttggaaaataatttaatgtctATTCATAGAAACCGCTCTTTCCTTTttattgttgaagattaatgtcTTTTCGACAAAGTGGTAGCCTATTGAGAcatttttattctctttcttaCCAAAAACACATTTCAAATTCATGTAAATAATCCATTGAAACACTCTGCGTATaccattataattttaatttattacttgtGAATAGTCATTCACATTTCTGATGGAGCTCTACTGTTGTTGCTCATCAATTATATGCTATCAAattccgattaatttttttaagaaagcatAAGGATCTTCTTTAAACTTGTGTTCCGCCTTTACAGGCTTCAAGAGTTCTCCAAGCAAGCCCAAATTTGGAATAGTAGCGTTAACTAATGGTGTAGCGGCTGCAGCAGCTGTAGTGTTGCCGGTTGCTTCGCCTGCCTTGGCGGCTGCTCCGCCTGTCTTGGCGGCTGTTTCGCTTGCCTTGGCGGTTGCTGCTCCCGCCTTCGCAGTTGTACCTGCAACTTCGGGTTTCTTAGTTTCAACAATTTCGACAGCAGAATGGAATACCTGACCTTTAGGTCTGAACAGGCCAGCTATTCCAGAAGTAATTGATTTAAACACCGACAGGATTCCGTTGCTAATTCTCTGGAAAAGACCAGGAGATTTTGCCTCAGCGAAATTGTTCAGGACGATTTTACCTCCTGCAGGTTTGGCTGTTGTGTTGGCAGCAGTTGTGGTACCGTTGGCCAGAACCGCACACGCTGAAACCAGAACTAATGCTACCACAAGCGTCACCTGGGAACAAAGGAAGAACATTCTCTGCTTACAGAAATCTGCGCCGGACATAAGAAAatcgcatgcatacatacatacatacatacatacatacatgcgtacaCACGTACAGGAGTGgcaaagaaaccggaccgacccatgtagctgatttcagagccttgttcactccagggcacgatatactggtaaataagtctttcgtggttcgaatcctgtctgggaaggaaacttatttttgttccttattcaaatttattcccagtacttttcaattgctggtaaaaattcatgttctgggaataataagttaattaagtagtaaaatatcactgcaatcgaaaagtattgggaataaatttgaataagaaacaaaaaaaagtttctttcccaggcaggattcgaaccacgaaagtcttagttaccagtctatcgtgctctggagtgaacgaggctctgaaatcagctacattgGTCGGTCCGTTTTATTTGCCAGTAcagtagatacatacatacatacatacatacatacatacatacatacatacatacatacatacatacatgtacatacatacatacacacacaggttgtctcaggaggaatgtaaaatatttcaggataTTGTAGTTAGGGTTAAACTACATTGATATTATCTGATATAAATACCTACTGTATGCCCGAAGTCTAACGGTTGGGAagaaatactggaacgtcttgcgGTTCCATGTACTATACTTGACGTTTTTCGCTAGATCTTTtgcacacggcagcatctgagcaccACAATACTATAGAAGAACTATCTGATCGCATAGTTTCAGTAGAGCTGCAGCGATTATTCGCAAAATTCCTGACATTTTTAGAAAAACCAGAGCCTCAGTAATTTGAAGTAAATGACAGCGAGTTCTTCACTGACGCGTATGCGACTCACATCTATAAACCCGACTAGAGAAAATGTGTCCAAATATTAAAATTCTTCCTCTTGACCTCCTTCATCATACCTAAGCCGCTGtaaacaaattaatccagcacCCTATATTGCGTTCTTTTTGTGGACACTGATGGTGGTCAGAAAGGACCTCTTTCAAATCCTGTTATCATTCTAACCTGAAATAGTTTCTGGGTTCGCGTGAGTTGTCTTCGTAAGATCGACAGTAAGTAGTAAGGAGCAGAGAATTGGATATTTTAATGAGATTTTAATTACAGAGATATTGATTACAATTCgtatttaattttctcattatacaaaacgcataggcctatgtaaagaaAAAGTATTGCGGTTCTACTATATACATTTCAAGGTTTTCAAGTAAATTATAGACCTACACACATAGAATTTCCGCATATTGTTCATCATTAATTAATGTTGCACTCCCGCGACTTTGAAATTCTCTCCCGCGCGAGATCAGAGACTGTCGAACCCTATCGTCGTTTCAGAAGAAGCTTAGAAAGTTGTTATTGAATAGGAGCTATACatgtttattataggcctactcgtacttACGCCTGTGTGTAAGCTAGTGTTCCATTTTAATTTAGTATCTTCTTTTGCCCCTTAGGGATTTAGCTTAagatttattcttatttgtaatattgtttcgtTAACTCTCTGAACGTTATTTTTCTGTATTACGGTATGTTATATATTACGAGTAGCAGTggtgtacgcagaattttgtcgttatcaaaattgtttacaatttacaatgtcaatttttaagttttgtgtattattattattattattattattattattattattattagtagtagtagtagtagtagtagtagtagtagtagtagtagtattaataatattaatattattaacaatattattaataatgttatatttattaatattatactatgttctaatagaacatattcatgaatatccgtATCAAATCttagaaacgtaattttttcacagtcatccaatttgaacaaattttaacttctgtttaattttgtataataaaacattattataacattattacacttacacaataatatatatatatatatatatatacatatttagtcaacaattatttgtatatgatagataaacgattatgaataaaaatacttatatctaaatatgtcattttcttttaaagtTCAGCGAGGAGTTCAAATCCCGTAAACCCCCtgcccttgcgtacgcccctgacgAGTAGTCTATGTTTTCAAATTGTAAGCTTTGCTATATTATTACATCTGTGGCATCTATCATTAACTAATCtcattgaatgcaataatttattatattgtacgaaTTACTTTGTACTTCAGGTTGATTTATGATGAAGCGGAAGCCAAGGCCTAATGATCTTAACTTCtccctaataaataattataatcctAATATTCAGAGTCCCCAGTACCAAAAAATGTTGTTTGGGGAAAATTGTTTATCTCTCTGCGCGTAGCCATTACTCCTGAATTAGTCAAcggattttcttcatattcaataTTTAGGAGTCAATTTATCTCAAATTatgcacagaaaatataataatttatggtAAAATTTAACGGTCTCTACTTTTGGTCTCTGATATTTCGCTAGTGTGAGAAAATAGGAGATATTAAAGTGGAATTCAGAACCCGTTATGATATGATGATGGGTGGGGATGGTACTaacagaatttaattttaatgtgagtGATAAATAGTTGGTACATATTTTCTCTTGTTGAAGGGCAGACATGTTGGATATAAACTGTGTATTACGTGACATTTTTTCCTGAAATTTTTGGCTGAAAAGTAGTGGGAGGAATGATGAAAGAGTAGTTCCTGAGAGGATTTATAAAGTAGTCATTAGTAACTGATAacgcaaatatatatttttttaattcactttcatttCGAGAGACTATCTATGCACATACCGCTTTGTTTCAACTTGAGGGGAAAGGGATGAATAATGGAAGCATGCTTCAAACATTTAATTTagaagataaaaagaaaacattaaataaCTCACCGGTAAATAACTTTATAATAGGACATAGGACATATTTCACATACCTAAATTATTTAATTCACCTGAATAAGTGCCCCAAATACTGTTGATTCACAAACAatctttatactttatactttctTCCTGTCTTTTCTCTGTAATGTAATATAGTCAATTTCATTAGTAAGAATGATATGTTACTAAGGCAGGGAAATTTGCGGTACTTagattaattaaatgtttaatggCAAATCTTAAGAGGGCATTAATCGAAGAGAGGGGTGTATGTGagaaaatatagcctatgttatgGATCTGACAGCTTTATTTCCACTCAGAAGTCAAGTTTCGAATATTCGTTGTCTCAAAATTCTGTTGTCTTCGGTCGAATTTTAAGTAGTGAACATCGAATTTACTAGTGAAGTGTCGTAAACACCGAAATCTAAAATTTGaactaatttaatatttttaagaactgTAAGAGATTCAATGAGAAGTCTAGAACTTCTACAGTGCTTTCGTTCCATTACCCTTAAAGAGCTATTTTTGCAAGTAAAACTGCCGCTTTTATGATTTtccgatataaaataatattctttaaatTTAGCAATGCATTTCATTATAACTATTTACCCATATTCATTCTAGACTTTTTATATGAGACAATCTTTTTCCCCTACCTTAATCATGTTGATATCCTGACGCTTTCTTAACTGAACTGACGTCTGGAAATCCTCAAAACCTTCTGCATCAGAAAAGAAAGTGGTCGATTTTAAAATATGGATTCGTTTTATAATTTCCTTTGTTATGCTGTTAGCGTCGTTAATATATGCTTTACaaagttgttttaaatttggTCGTAAAGTCTCTGTAGACTTACTATCTCTGAACCCAGATACCGCACATAACAATAGCTATGTATAGGTTATTGGCGACATCGTAAAAGAAACTTGTGCAATGTAATGACCGTATAAAAAGAGTCCACATGTGTCCTTCATGTTTATATATTCTGGTATTCACCAAATTGCTTTTCATAGCCGTTCTAAGATATTTTGTTAATGTTAAAATCTTGTcgcaaatgttttgcgtaatcctttaattttgattattaacTGATAGGCTAAAACTCTGATTTACTTTCAGTGTTTTACAATGGTGGTTTGTAATTTCCTGTCAATGGCTTATTCTTTTAAGAAtaattttatgtgttgtctaAATAGGGCATTGAATGTCAATACATGGAATACTGGAtatctaagacaatgttattggTTTAGTATTTTGCTTCTGCCctttgcatatttctataataCCAAGCAATTTTATCGTCATTCCCTTTCTGCGTTAATTGGGACTCCAGTGAAGGCGGGTAAACTCGATGCTGATACTCTTGTCTGTCTATGACTATTCCCTAGTCTAAGCGTGTTTCGAACTCACGGTTGTATTTTCCATACAGTAATCTCTGTGTATACTCTTTGACATAGTAATTGGTCGCTAATCGGAGACTGTCTCACCTCGAAATAGCTCGGGAAACATCGTGTGCGCTATGTTTACACTCGTGCGTTTTATTTAAAGAGATTCCCCTCTCTTTGTAACGAGgagaaagagctctatcgctaagtcataaaggcttcgtagggaatatATCGTTTAGTGATATACAcaatctaccaaaaagtaattggccactgtttttgtccctttaggtcctcgtggtaccacctcttgttgctataacagcagccaccctgtcaggcatgctctccactagtttgatAGGATattcactggaatgcgtcgccattccccttgcaacatggcactcagttggacaatggaagttggccccatgtttcggcttCTACTATGCAGTGATATGCAgataataatgttcaccggttggactggcctgcacagagttctgatctcaatcccattgagcatctTTGGGACGAactggaccggcgattgaggtctcgggagatgcggccaacttccattgtccaactgaatgccatgttgcaagaggaatggcgacgtattccagtggatatcctacacaaactagtggagagcatgcctgacaggttggctgctgttatagcaacaagaggtggtaccacgaggttctaaaaggGCAAAAACAGTGCGAATTACTTTTTGATAGATAGTGTACTTCATCCTCGGAACTCGATGCTTATTATTTCCCCGTGTGAATCACACATTAACTCGAATGACAGACAAATTCAAACTATACGACAGCGACCATTTTCCTTGTCAAAAGGCATGCAGGTGTGCATTACAgataaatttgttacatttatagtctttcattcaattttatatgaAGAAAACGTCTGGCTTCTATGCAAGGCACTCTAGGACTGCCATCAgtgtttctatttttatttttgttaagcttTTCCACTCTTGCAATGGTTACCTTCATCCAACATTGTTGCCTCAGTTACAAGATTATAACGTCACCCTTATAATTggcattttattgtaattattttgtgtaactaagttaccactgccaccgggtgcttgcccacttgcagtgtaaatacatacatacacacacacatacatacatacatacatacatacatacatacatacatacatacatacatacatacatacatacatacatacatacatacatacatacatacatacatacatacgggaaACTCGGCAATACGGGTAATTCTGCAGTAGtgaatatatgattttactgcgtctttacaatagcgtgaacgtaagttttgagaggctgtcaacaagaggcatgtcctctgcagtgctatagaaaaatcaaggatattggtcgacacctctgtcggcaatacagtgaaacatcgaaagttggctgtttttcgtgttttgctacacagctgaaAGGAAGGGAGCAGTGTTACATAGAAATTGTTCCTTttgtgttactttcataatgtatttcataattatttactactgcggaattagccaagtcctattgcggatttatctgcACTGTTGTGGAATTACCctagttgttctttttcaattgtaatgtatgtacaactaaatatatttgcattttaataggtctctctaTCTcgtttggtaatgaaaggtttcgtccatgtcttcataccttgataatatttttcaacaaacattttgataaaaatatgatagatttacttcttaatattgcggaattagccgagtctcccctacatacatacatacatacatacatacatacatacatacatacatacatacataatgctgtttcttttcttttcctttttttcttgttttttttttttttttttttttgcaaacttgTGGCTAGTTGCCACTTTAAAAAGGCTTGATTTAGCTATAAAATGGCTAAGTTGGCATCACTGCCGCGAACGCTCGGCATAATTCCGTCATGAGTACGATAGCAACACGAGCTGTGGTGTAACCTTGCTCAAATATGCCGTGAAACATATCGCATAGGCCTCTAATAGTTCATAACAGGTATAAAATGTGACTTATATAGGCTACCTCACACTGTTAATTGTTAATTTGAAAAATAGTCCAATAATTCTATGGACATTGACGGCACACTCCTATCTTTTCACCATAGTGTGACTCCTTA
This genomic interval carries:
- the LOC138699886 gene encoding uncharacterized protein isoform X3, which translates into the protein MIKVTLVVALVLVSACAVLANGTTTAANTTAKPAGGTTAKAGAATAKASETAAKTGGAAAKAGEATGNTTAAAAATPLVNATIPNLGLLGELLKPVKAEHKFKEDPYAFLKKLIGI
- the LOC138699886 gene encoding uncharacterized protein isoform X1; its protein translation is MIKVTLVVALVLVSACAVLANGTTTAANTTAKPAGGKIVLNNFAEAKSPGLFQRISNGILSVFKSITSGIAGLFRPKGQVFHSAVEIVETKKPEVAGTTAKAGAATAKASETAAKTGGAAAKAGEATGNTTAAAAATPLVNATIPNLGLLGELLKPVKAEHKFKEDPYAFLKKLIGI
- the LOC138699886 gene encoding uncharacterized protein isoform X2, which codes for MIKVTLVVALVLVSACAVLANGTTTAANTTAKPAGVAGTTAKAGAATAKASETAAKTGGAAAKAGEATGNTTAAAAATPLVNATIPNLGLLGELLKPVKAEHKFKEDPYAFLKKLIGI